In the Bordetella genomosp. 10 genome, one interval contains:
- a CDS encoding mandelate racemase/muconate lactonizing enzyme family protein, translating into MTASHIARIDAYVLQDDNPAAVRASFGTFTQRTTLLLKVQDQFGHHGWGEIWSGYPAFGAYHRAAMVEQLVGPMALGRALDDIPALQDEWETALLPMLRLAGEPGPIAQVLAGLDCALWDLAARAQGVPLYQMLGGTARPLRAYASGVSPSLSPAQLDGLRALGFRAFKFKAGFQEDSALDDLERTVSMLAGDEIAMIDANCGWDPAAAHRALARIRSLPLQWTEEPIGCERAPEEWRALRAASAHPFAGGENLLGLDAFRAAFDWLDVIQPDLGKWGGVSRVLPLAREVLERGLRYCPHAFGSNVGLALAAHVLCAAGGDGLLEMDANPNPLRTLSGAFALPEDGYLTPSGKPGIGVDPDEQAMGSYLRRHAVVALGA; encoded by the coding sequence ATGACCGCTTCCCACATCGCCCGTATCGACGCCTACGTCCTGCAAGACGACAACCCCGCCGCCGTGCGCGCCTCCTTCGGCACCTTCACACAACGGACCACCCTCCTGCTGAAAGTCCAGGACCAGTTCGGCCACCATGGCTGGGGAGAGATATGGAGCGGCTATCCGGCCTTCGGCGCCTACCACCGCGCCGCCATGGTCGAACAACTGGTCGGCCCGATGGCCCTGGGCCGCGCGCTGGACGACATTCCCGCGCTGCAGGACGAATGGGAGACCGCCCTGCTGCCCATGTTGCGGCTCGCCGGCGAGCCCGGCCCCATCGCGCAGGTGCTGGCGGGCCTGGATTGCGCGCTCTGGGACCTCGCGGCCCGCGCACAGGGAGTGCCGCTGTATCAGATGCTGGGCGGCACGGCGCGGCCGCTGCGTGCCTATGCCAGCGGCGTCTCGCCCAGCCTCTCGCCGGCGCAGCTCGACGGCCTGCGCGCCCTGGGCTTCCGCGCCTTCAAGTTCAAGGCGGGTTTCCAGGAAGACAGCGCGCTGGACGACCTGGAACGCACCGTCTCCATGCTGGCCGGCGATGAAATCGCCATGATCGACGCCAACTGCGGATGGGATCCGGCCGCGGCGCATCGCGCCCTCGCCCGCATCCGCTCCCTGCCGCTGCAATGGACGGAAGAACCCATCGGCTGCGAACGCGCGCCGGAAGAATGGCGCGCCCTGCGCGCCGCCTCGGCCCATCCTTTCGCGGGCGGCGAAAACCTGCTCGGCCTCGACGCCTTCCGCGCCGCCTTCGACTGGCTGGACGTCATCCAGCCCGACCTCGGCAAATGGGGCGGCGTCAGCCGGGTGCTGCCCTTGGCCAGGGAGGTGCTGGAGCGCGGCCTGCGCTACTGCCCGCACGCCTTCGGCTCCAACGTCGGGCTGGCGCTGGCCGCGCACGTCCTGTGCGCCGCGGGCGGCGACGGGCTGCTCGAAATGGACGCCAACCCCAATCCGCTGCGCACCCTCAGCGGCGCCTTCGCCCTGCCGGAGGATGGCTATCTCACCCCGTCCGGCAAGCCCGGCATAGGCGTGGATCCGGACGAACAGGCCATGGGAAGCTACCTGCGCCGCCATGCCGTCGTGGCCCTCGGGGCTTGA
- a CDS encoding mandelate racemase/muconate lactonizing enzyme family protein: MSHAIERIELARVSVPFEINGPRNGLRPGLAPWTRMESLIVRVHCRDGASGWGEAFGHFANAGTAAILETLVAPWFIGKDASAIGASMEQAERAFYGFGRNGPVRYALSAIDIALWDIAGQRAGLPLYRLLGGNRPGIRRYASFARYGGDPEVVAANTAAAVEAGFAMVKLHEATLPAFLAARAAAGERARVALDVNCPWTIEEARAMARRIAPEDFEWLEEPVWPPEDYDGMARVRQEGVPVAAGENVTTLHDFKRLFESRAVDVVQPSVVKAGGITAMRKVYALAESYGVRVAPHCYFWGPGYLATAHLIAADARPMLLETPYIALEAPEVNPAFDSRSGAMTLSDAPGLGYAPDAAALARQTVWSAAVA; encoded by the coding sequence ATGTCACACGCCATCGAACGCATCGAGCTTGCCCGCGTTTCGGTTCCGTTCGAAATCAACGGTCCGCGCAACGGGCTCAGGCCCGGCCTGGCGCCGTGGACGCGGATGGAATCGCTGATCGTCCGCGTCCATTGCCGCGACGGCGCCAGCGGCTGGGGCGAGGCCTTCGGCCACTTCGCCAATGCCGGCACCGCCGCCATCCTCGAAACCCTGGTCGCGCCCTGGTTCATCGGCAAGGACGCCAGCGCGATCGGCGCCTCGATGGAGCAGGCGGAGCGCGCGTTCTATGGTTTCGGCCGCAACGGGCCGGTGCGCTATGCCTTGTCGGCCATCGACATTGCCTTGTGGGACATCGCCGGGCAGCGCGCCGGGCTGCCCCTGTACCGCCTGCTGGGCGGCAACCGGCCCGGCATCCGGCGCTACGCCAGCTTCGCGCGCTATGGCGGCGATCCGGAGGTCGTCGCCGCCAACACGGCGGCGGCGGTGGAGGCGGGCTTCGCCATGGTCAAGCTGCACGAAGCCACCTTGCCGGCCTTCCTGGCCGCGCGCGCGGCGGCCGGCGAGCGGGCCAGGGTGGCGCTGGACGTGAATTGCCCGTGGACGATAGAGGAGGCGCGCGCGATGGCGCGCCGGATCGCGCCCGAGGATTTCGAGTGGCTGGAGGAGCCCGTCTGGCCGCCCGAGGACTACGACGGCATGGCGCGCGTGCGGCAGGAAGGCGTGCCGGTCGCGGCCGGCGAAAACGTCACCACGCTGCACGATTTCAAGCGGTTGTTCGAATCGCGCGCGGTCGACGTGGTGCAACCCAGCGTGGTCAAGGCCGGCGGCATCACCGCCATGCGCAAGGTCTACGCGCTGGCCGAAAGCTACGGCGTGCGCGTGGCCCCGCACTGTTATTTCTGGGGACCGGGGTATCTGGCGACGGCGCATCTGATCGCCGCCGATGCGCGGCCGATGCTGCTGGAAACGCCCTACATCGCCCTGGAGGCGCCGGAGGTGAACCCCGCCTTCGATTCACGCAGCGGCGCGATGACGCTGTCCGATGCGCCGGGGCTGGGCTACGCGCCGGATGCGGCGGCCTTGGCGCGGCAGACCGTGTGGTCCGCGGCCGTGGCCTAG
- a CDS encoding Bug family tripartite tricarboxylate transporter substrate binding protein, whose amino-acid sequence MFIRLRKLAAVAALSGLAALALLCVPARAAGYPSKPVRVIVPFAPGQASDLVARVLAEKLNKATGGNFVVENRPGAGGTLGVAMAAKAPPDGYTLVVATIGPLSQAPYLYPNLGYSPVKDLAPITDLALTPTVLVANPAAGYRSMQDLIAKAKAAPGTINFASAGAGSNQHITMELFKSRAGIDLVHIPYKGGAESASALLAGTVTVMFDAIPAVLANVKSGKYTALAISSAQRSPFLPEVPTVAESGLPGFDAVGWMGLAAPAGTPAPVLDYLNEKVRAALEDPEVSAQLKAMAFIPDGMSRAHFAEMIRSENAKWRKVIHDAGIHLQ is encoded by the coding sequence ATGTTCATCCGCCTGCGGAAACTTGCCGCCGTCGCGGCCCTGTCGGGATTGGCGGCGTTGGCGCTGCTTTGCGTGCCGGCGCGCGCCGCCGGATATCCCAGCAAGCCGGTCCGCGTGATCGTGCCGTTCGCGCCGGGGCAGGCCTCGGACCTGGTCGCGCGGGTGCTCGCGGAGAAGTTGAACAAGGCGACCGGCGGCAACTTCGTGGTCGAGAACCGGCCCGGCGCCGGCGGGACGCTGGGCGTGGCCATGGCGGCCAAGGCGCCGCCCGACGGCTATACGCTGGTGGTGGCGACCATCGGCCCCTTGTCGCAGGCGCCTTACCTGTATCCGAATCTCGGCTATTCGCCGGTCAAGGATCTGGCGCCGATCACCGATCTTGCGCTGACGCCGACCGTGCTGGTCGCCAACCCCGCGGCCGGCTACCGTTCCATGCAGGACCTGATCGCCAAGGCCAAGGCGGCGCCCGGCACCATCAACTTCGCCTCGGCCGGCGCCGGCTCGAACCAGCACATCACGATGGAATTGTTCAAATCGCGCGCCGGCATCGATCTCGTGCACATTCCCTACAAAGGGGGCGCCGAGTCGGCCTCGGCCTTGCTCGCCGGCACCGTCACCGTGATGTTCGACGCGATCCCGGCCGTGCTGGCCAACGTCAAGTCCGGCAAGTACACCGCGCTGGCGATTTCGTCCGCGCAACGCTCGCCCTTCCTGCCGGAGGTGCCGACCGTGGCCGAGTCCGGCCTGCCCGGTTTCGACGCCGTGGGCTGGATGGGGTTGGCCGCGCCGGCCGGCACGCCGGCGCCGGTGCTCGACTACCTCAATGAAAAAGTGCGCGCCGCCCTGGAGGATCCGGAGGTCAGCGCCCAGCTCAAGGCCATGGCGTTCATCCCGGACGGCATGTCGCGCGCCCATTTCGCCGAGATGATCCGTAGCGAAAACGCGAAGTGGCGCAAGGTGATCCACGACGCCGGCATCCATCTTCAGTAA
- a CDS encoding LysR substrate-binding domain-containing protein produces the protein MPTRPPVRGDSHGAGRPLLSPTLTARLKLRHLSCFLEVAEGGSLGAAAARLHVTESAVSKTIGELEDILGAQLFERLRKGMRPTAIGAGFGQQAREILQRLQSAADQAANGGSRRPATLRMGAMPIASAIYLPPVLQDFVERFPRCLVEVAVGPKDALLDDLRQGKVDVIIGRLPPFEDMAGLSFEQIMLDQYVFAVARNHPLARRKRLSMQDLMAYTLVTPPRQTVVWDEVRRLFLAKGIGEPPRVIEILDLNFASAFTLRHKAVWIASRSFLLARELVGPLHILPLDTAMLEAPIGLIRRAEAARDDTQALLAELVRRHRASPGQG, from the coding sequence ATGCCCACTCGTCCTCCCGTCCGCGGCGACTCCCACGGCGCCGGCCGCCCGCTGTTGTCGCCCACGCTGACCGCCCGCTTGAAGTTGCGCCATCTGTCATGTTTCCTCGAAGTCGCCGAAGGCGGCAGCCTGGGGGCGGCGGCGGCCCGGCTGCACGTCACCGAATCCGCGGTCTCCAAGACCATCGGCGAACTGGAGGACATCCTCGGCGCGCAACTGTTCGAACGCCTGCGCAAGGGCATGCGTCCGACCGCTATCGGCGCCGGGTTCGGACAGCAGGCCCGTGAAATCCTGCAGCGGCTGCAGTCCGCCGCCGACCAGGCCGCCAACGGCGGCAGCCGGCGTCCGGCCACCCTGAGGATGGGCGCCATGCCCATCGCTTCGGCGATCTATCTGCCGCCCGTGCTGCAGGATTTCGTCGAGCGCTTTCCCCGTTGCCTGGTCGAGGTCGCCGTCGGCCCCAAGGATGCGCTGCTCGATGACCTGCGCCAGGGCAAGGTCGACGTCATCATCGGCCGCCTGCCGCCGTTCGAGGACATGGCCGGCCTGTCGTTCGAACAGATCATGCTGGACCAGTACGTGTTCGCCGTCGCCAGGAACCATCCGCTGGCCCGGCGCAAGCGCTTGTCCATGCAGGACTTGATGGCCTATACGCTGGTCACCCCGCCCAGGCAGACCGTGGTCTGGGACGAGGTGCGGCGGTTGTTCCTGGCCAAGGGCATCGGCGAGCCGCCGCGCGTCATCGAGATCCTGGACCTCAACTTCGCCAGCGCGTTCACGCTGCGCCACAAGGCCGTGTGGATCGCGTCGCGCAGCTTCCTGCTGGCGCGCGAACTGGTCGGCCCCTTGCATATCCTGCCTTTGGATACCGCCATGCTGGAAGCGCCGATCGGCTTGATCCGGCGCGCCGAGGCGGCCCGTGACGATACCCAGGCCCTGCTCGCCGAGCTGGTGCGCCGCCACCGCGCGTCGCCCGGCCAGGGTTGA
- a CDS encoding undecaprenyl-diphosphate phosphatase, protein MHFLQILILAIVQGAAELLPVSSSAHVILAEKLMGLDPTTPEMTMLLVMLHTGTMFAAIVYFWKAWIATYFSSFSAFRTNALRIVAATAATGVIGLALLFIIKRLVFGHASSFEIEHLFGNAVLMAVALAAAGVLIILSARIPERDGDLTLGRSVVIGAVQGLCLPFRGFSRSGATISTGLALGVSRRRAEEFSFALAVVLTPPVIAKEAWRLYQAAHANAAAGGQAVSYMHLLGPSLLGMVFSFLAGLLALRWLSKWLEQGRWHFFGIYCLAAACVVLAVG, encoded by the coding sequence TTGCATTTTCTACAGATATTGATCCTGGCCATCGTCCAGGGCGCCGCCGAGCTGCTGCCGGTTTCCAGTTCGGCCCACGTGATCCTGGCCGAAAAACTGATGGGGCTGGACCCCACCACGCCGGAGATGACCATGCTGCTGGTCATGCTGCACACCGGCACCATGTTCGCGGCCATCGTCTACTTCTGGAAGGCCTGGATCGCCACCTACTTTTCTTCCTTTTCGGCCTTCCGCACCAACGCGCTGCGCATCGTGGCCGCCACCGCCGCCACCGGCGTGATCGGCCTGGCGCTGCTGTTCATCATCAAGCGCCTGGTCTTCGGACACGCGTCCAGCTTCGAGATCGAACACCTGTTCGGCAATGCCGTCCTGATGGCCGTGGCGCTGGCCGCGGCGGGCGTGCTCATCATTCTGAGCGCGCGCATCCCCGAACGCGACGGCGACCTCACGCTGGGCCGCAGCGTCGTGATCGGCGCCGTACAGGGGCTGTGCCTGCCCTTCCGCGGATTCTCGCGCTCGGGGGCGACGATCTCCACCGGCCTGGCCCTGGGCGTCTCGCGCCGCCGCGCCGAGGAATTCAGCTTCGCCCTGGCCGTCGTGCTCACGCCGCCGGTCATCGCCAAGGAAGCCTGGCGCCTGTACCAGGCCGCGCACGCCAATGCGGCGGCCGGCGGCCAGGCCGTGAGCTATATGCACCTGCTGGGCCCCAGCCTGCTGGGCATGGTGTTCAGCTTCCTGGCCGGACTGCTGGCGCTGCGCTGGCTGTCGAAATGGCTGGAACAGGGCCGCTGGCACTTCTTCGGCATCTACTGCCTGGCGGCGGCCTGCGTGGTGCTGGCGGTGGGATAG
- a CDS encoding LysR family transcriptional regulator gives MQALDLALLHLYVRIVDSGSLSAAAQELGITLSLASRRLQRLENTLGARLLQRTTRRLAMTPEGEFLYRHAVQILAQMGEIQERMTPQRRAVSGHIRVTAPVAVGRRRIAPLLADFHREHPDLTVQLYLTDAVLDLVEAGMDLAIRFGRVHDSSYVSKPIAQNYRVLCASPAYVSRYGMPRHPSELPAHRCIQIGQQAMVEWRFEGTPPLTVKIAARLVSNDGDVVHQWALDGHGIAMKSYMDVAADLASGRLVRLLADHPVPAAPLHAVYPHRKHLAPRVRAFLDYLTQRMRAPEEQWPEAYPTASTTQAAARQ, from the coding sequence ATGCAAGCCCTGGATCTCGCTTTACTGCATCTCTACGTGCGCATCGTCGACAGCGGCAGCCTGTCGGCGGCCGCGCAGGAGCTGGGCATCACCTTGTCCCTGGCCAGCCGCCGTTTGCAGCGCCTGGAGAACACGCTGGGCGCGCGCCTGCTGCAGCGCACGACCCGGCGGCTGGCGATGACGCCGGAAGGCGAGTTCCTCTATCGGCACGCCGTGCAGATCCTCGCGCAGATGGGCGAGATCCAGGAACGGATGACGCCGCAGCGGCGCGCGGTCTCCGGCCATATCCGCGTGACCGCGCCGGTAGCGGTGGGCAGGCGCCGCATCGCGCCCCTGCTGGCGGACTTCCACAGGGAACACCCGGACCTGACGGTGCAACTGTACCTGACGGACGCCGTGCTGGATCTGGTGGAGGCCGGCATGGACCTCGCCATCCGCTTCGGCCGTGTGCACGACTCGTCCTATGTTTCCAAGCCCATCGCGCAAAACTACCGCGTGCTGTGCGCCTCGCCCGCCTACGTCTCTCGCTACGGCATGCCCCGTCACCCGTCCGAACTGCCGGCGCATCGCTGCATCCAGATCGGCCAGCAGGCCATGGTGGAATGGCGGTTCGAGGGCACGCCGCCGTTGACGGTGAAGATCGCGGCGCGGCTGGTGTCCAATGACGGCGACGTCGTGCATCAGTGGGCGCTGGACGGCCACGGCATCGCGATGAAATCGTATATGGACGTGGCGGCCGACCTGGCGTCGGGACGGCTGGTGCGCCTGCTGGCCGATCATCCGGTGCCGGCGGCGCCCCTGCATGCCGTCTATCCTCACCGCAAGCACCTGGCGCCGCGGGTGCGCGCTTTCCTGGACTACCTGACGCAGCGCATGCGGGCGCCGGAGGAACAGTGGCCCGAGGCCTATCCCACCGCCAGCACCACGCAGGCCGCCGCCAGGCAGTAG
- a CDS encoding MFS transporter, with the protein MNPASDRRNLTALLVAAVFFMENLDATVISTSMPAMARDFGVAPEHLSVGVSAYLVALTVFIPISGWAADRCGARRIFAAAIGVFTIASLLCALSQGLWSFTAARTLQGIGGAMMVPVGRLVVLRDTPKSDMVRVIAILTWPALVAPVLGPPVGGWISTAWSWHWIFLLNLPLGLLALAACLLLVRNGGHAAGRFDMRGFILSGLGFALFMTGLELASRADLPGWWWVCALLLGVALLLAAARHLLRTPNPLLGLAPLRVATFRVCAVGGSLFRCAIGSAPFLVPLMFQVGFGWDAVQAGTLLLWLFAGNLLMKPTTSWIMNRYGFRRTLTVNGLLVAAGFALCALLQESTPLPLIALLLFFTGMTRSLQFTAYNTIGFADVPQDHMRDATTLFSVLQQMNAGMGIALGALALSLARLLHGSEAGQAGAGDFRLAFWLIAALALAGTVDSWRLPKDAGQRVLKRKAA; encoded by the coding sequence ATGAATCCCGCTTCCGACCGCCGCAATCTGACGGCCCTGCTGGTCGCCGCCGTGTTCTTCATGGAGAACCTGGACGCCACCGTCATCTCCACCTCGATGCCCGCCATGGCGCGCGACTTCGGCGTCGCGCCGGAACATCTGTCGGTAGGCGTCTCCGCCTATCTCGTGGCGCTCACCGTCTTCATTCCCATCAGCGGATGGGCCGCGGACCGGTGCGGGGCGCGCCGCATCTTCGCGGCGGCGATCGGCGTGTTCACCATCGCCTCCCTGCTTTGCGCGCTGAGCCAGGGCTTGTGGTCCTTCACGGCGGCGCGGACGCTGCAAGGCATAGGCGGCGCGATGATGGTGCCGGTGGGACGCCTGGTGGTCCTGCGCGACACGCCCAAGAGCGACATGGTGCGGGTGATCGCCATCCTCACCTGGCCCGCCCTGGTCGCGCCGGTGCTGGGGCCGCCGGTGGGCGGATGGATAAGCACCGCCTGGAGCTGGCACTGGATCTTCCTGCTCAACCTGCCCCTGGGCCTGCTGGCCCTGGCCGCCTGCCTGCTGCTGGTCCGCAACGGCGGCCATGCCGCCGGCCGTTTCGACATGCGCGGCTTCATCCTCAGCGGGCTGGGCTTCGCCCTGTTCATGACCGGCCTGGAACTGGCCAGCCGCGCAGACCTGCCGGGCTGGTGGTGGGTCTGCGCCCTGCTGCTGGGCGTGGCGCTGCTGCTGGCCGCCGCGCGCCACCTGCTGCGCACGCCGAATCCCTTGCTGGGCCTGGCGCCGCTGCGCGTGGCCACCTTCCGCGTCTGCGCGGTCGGAGGATCCCTGTTTCGCTGCGCCATCGGCAGCGCTCCCTTCCTGGTGCCGCTGATGTTCCAGGTCGGCTTCGGCTGGGACGCCGTGCAGGCCGGCACGCTGCTGCTGTGGCTGTTCGCCGGCAACCTGCTGATGAAGCCGACGACGAGCTGGATCATGAACCGCTACGGTTTTCGCCGCACCTTGACGGTGAACGGACTGCTGGTGGCGGCGGGCTTCGCGCTCTGCGCCCTGCTCCAGGAGAGCACGCCCCTGCCCCTCATCGCCCTGCTGCTCTTCTTCACCGGCATGACGCGTTCATTGCAGTTCACCGCCTACAACACCATCGGTTTCGCCGACGTGCCGCAGGACCACATGCGCGACGCGACCACGCTGTTCTCCGTGCTGCAACAGATGAACGCCGGCATGGGCATCGCGCTGGGCGCGCTGGCGCTGAGCCTGGCCCGCCTGCTGCACGGCAGCGAGGCCGGCCAGGCCGGCGCCGGCGACTTCCGCCTCGCCTTCTGGCTCATCGCCGCGCTGGCGCTGGCGGGCACGGTGGATAGCTGGCGCTTGCCCAAGGACGCCGGCCAGCGCGTGCTGAAACGCAAGGCGGCGTAG